A genomic region of Sulfobacillus acidophilus DSM 10332 contains the following coding sequences:
- a CDS encoding trehalose 6-phosphatase (PFAM: Trehalose-phosphatase~TIGRFAM: trehalose-phosphatase; HAD-superfamily hydrolase, subfamily IIB~COGs: COG1877 Trehalose-6-phosphatase~InterPro IPR003337:IPR006379~KEGG: ses:SARI_01012 trehalose-6-phosphate phosphatase~PFAM: Trehalose-phosphatase~SPTR: Trehalose-phosphatase;~TIGRFAM: Trehalose-phosphatase; HAD-superfamily hydrolase, subfamily IIB): MPDPNRLSLSRLIQAWTHAPGAWFFDLDGTLIDIADHPDAVRVPKRLLTVLTRLAAVGHPRLAVVSGRALDNLGRLADWPPALALVGNHGGEYAVDGRRWRETLPPVAEQAMNRWRQALTESIRRMPGVFLEDKGLSLTVHVRQAHPSDLPRLARLLQELEADSAALAVRKARAAWEIRPREGPTKAQAIHTLLTLWNQAEPGAIFGDDWTDEDGFRAFPHALTVIVGPRRPTEARYRLASPRVLRAMLEALLTYGYR, from the coding sequence ATGCCCGATCCTAATCGCCTGTCGTTATCCCGCTTGATTCAGGCTTGGACGCATGCGCCGGGCGCCTGGTTTTTTGATCTGGACGGCACCCTCATCGACATAGCGGACCACCCCGATGCGGTGCGGGTGCCGAAGCGCCTGCTCACGGTCTTGACCCGGTTGGCGGCCGTCGGTCATCCCCGGTTAGCGGTGGTCAGCGGACGCGCGTTGGACAACCTCGGCCGATTGGCGGATTGGCCGCCGGCATTGGCCTTGGTCGGCAACCACGGAGGCGAGTATGCGGTCGACGGCCGCCGTTGGCGGGAGACGCTGCCTCCGGTCGCCGAACAGGCGATGAACCGCTGGCGGCAGGCCCTCACGGAGAGTATCCGGCGGATGCCCGGCGTTTTTCTGGAAGACAAGGGGCTGTCGTTAACCGTCCACGTCCGTCAGGCGCATCCGTCGGATCTTCCCCGCCTCGCCCGCCTCTTGCAAGAACTCGAAGCCGACTCTGCGGCGCTGGCGGTCCGAAAGGCGCGGGCGGCCTGGGAAATTCGGCCACGCGAGGGCCCCACCAAAGCCCAGGCCATCCACACGCTTTTAACCCTCTGGAACCAAGCCGAACCCGGCGCCATTTTCGGGGACGATTGGACGGATGAGGACGGGTTTCGCGCCTTTCCGCACGCCCTGACCGTCATCGTCGGTCCCCGACGCCCCACCGAAGCCCGCTACCGGCTCGCGTCCCCCCGGGTGTTACGTGCCATGCTGGAGGCGCTCCTCACCTATGGGTACCGATAG
- a CDS encoding hypothetical protein (PFAM: Protein of unknown function (DUF3048)~KEGG: tmr:Tmar_2168 hypothetical protein~SPTR: Putative uncharacterized protein): protein MKIPKRALSLTLTALTATLLSACGSHPATPPTASAPPSPQVQDRPVDPLTGLPSPVHGPLIGVMVENSEYGRPQYGLSSADVVYEAYTEFFYYSRYLLLFWGHAPAMVGPDRSARPYFVSLIHEWPAAYVHAGASNPGYQSIQQDGIHNLDLDANAFNLGFRVASRPAPHNLFTNIQTDMKEARRLWGNPTVAPHWPFVSQVSSGTPPYQTVTLVWNPNNTIEQWRWDGAAQGWTRWVRCPNCPDSQWTQVMGMNSGKPVIASNVVIEYTNESYLPDPAGTGWIQIATHGQGPALLFLGHRFYRGTWENAGSGQPTRFYLPDGQPARFNPGQTWIEIVPNRQAPTQNFQLTLN from the coding sequence ATGAAGATTCCGAAACGTGCCTTGTCTTTGACCTTGACCGCGCTCACGGCCACTCTATTGTCCGCCTGTGGTTCACATCCGGCGACGCCCCCCACCGCGTCCGCCCCTCCGAGCCCCCAAGTCCAGGATCGCCCGGTCGATCCCTTAACCGGCCTTCCTTCGCCGGTTCACGGCCCGTTAATCGGGGTGATGGTGGAAAACTCGGAGTACGGACGGCCCCAATACGGATTGTCCTCGGCCGACGTCGTTTACGAGGCCTATACCGAATTCTTTTATTACTCCCGTTATCTCTTACTGTTTTGGGGTCATGCGCCGGCCATGGTGGGTCCCGATCGATCCGCCCGACCCTATTTCGTCAGCCTTATCCATGAATGGCCGGCGGCCTATGTCCATGCCGGTGCCTCCAATCCCGGATATCAAAGTATCCAACAAGACGGCATTCATAATCTCGATTTAGATGCCAATGCCTTTAACTTAGGTTTTCGGGTCGCCAGCCGACCGGCACCCCATAATTTGTTTACCAATATTCAAACCGATATGAAAGAGGCGCGACGTCTCTGGGGAAACCCGACGGTCGCCCCGCATTGGCCGTTCGTGAGCCAGGTAAGCTCGGGCACCCCACCCTACCAAACCGTCACGCTGGTTTGGAATCCCAACAACACGATTGAACAATGGCGCTGGGACGGCGCGGCCCAAGGCTGGACCCGGTGGGTGCGATGCCCCAATTGTCCCGATAGCCAATGGACCCAAGTCATGGGCATGAATAGCGGGAAGCCGGTCATCGCATCAAACGTCGTCATCGAATACACCAACGAAAGCTATTTGCCCGATCCCGCCGGCACCGGCTGGATTCAAATCGCCACCCACGGTCAAGGACCGGCCTTGCTCTTTTTAGGCCACCGGTTTTATCGGGGGACTTGGGAAAACGCCGGATCCGGTCAACCCACCCGATTTTATTTGCCCGATGGACAGCCGGCACGCTTTAATCCGGGCCAAACGTGGATTGAAATCGTGCCCAACCGTCAAGCCCCGACCCAAAACTTTCAGTTGACCCTCAATTAG
- a CDS encoding hypothetical protein (PFAM: Uncharacterised protein family UPF0005~KEGG: cwo:Cwoe_0479 protein of unknown function UPF0005~SPTR: Putative uncharacterized protein), with product MFNRSPYGAYQIAEGVDGALMGRTLGYLALLLAILAVAAGISPVFGGWSLWLGIIGAFLGTIMVSRNIASAGRALTWGTIVAIGMGLLIGPVVWTVAVTQPTLLWSTLGTLVIAVLFSALLVSWIPWDFTRLMPLLFLGLIMLLVTSLLSWIIPGMTGVVMSRAYNLIGVLIFIGYLIVDFSIMRFRGRVIPLEGAPVVLAVSILVDIVNLFLFLLRLGRR from the coding sequence ATGTTTAACCGTTCTCCGTATGGCGCGTACCAAATCGCCGAGGGTGTCGATGGGGCGCTGATGGGCCGCACGCTGGGTTATTTGGCTCTGCTGTTGGCCATTTTAGCGGTCGCGGCGGGCATTTCTCCGGTTTTTGGCGGTTGGAGCCTATGGCTCGGCATCATTGGGGCTTTTTTGGGCACCATCATGGTGTCGCGCAATATTGCATCGGCCGGTCGGGCATTAACCTGGGGGACCATCGTCGCGATTGGCATGGGCCTTTTAATCGGACCGGTGGTATGGACGGTGGCGGTGACGCAGCCGACGTTACTCTGGTCGACGCTAGGCACCCTGGTGATTGCCGTCCTCTTCTCGGCTTTGTTGGTCTCCTGGATTCCCTGGGACTTTACCCGTCTTATGCCGCTCCTCTTTTTAGGGTTGATCATGCTCCTGGTCACCAGCCTTCTGTCTTGGATCATTCCGGGAATGACCGGCGTGGTGATGTCGCGGGCGTATAACCTGATTGGCGTGCTGATTTTTATCGGCTATTTGATTGTGGACTTTTCGATTATGCGCTTTCGGGGCCGGGTGATCCCGTTGGAAGGCGCCCCGGTCGTCTTGGCGGTGTCTATCCTGGTGGATATCGTCAATTTGTTTCTCTTCTTGTTGCGCTTGGGACGTCGTTAA
- a CDS encoding o-succinylbenzoate--CoA ligase (PFAM: AMP-binding enzyme~COGs: COG0318 Acyl-CoA synthetase (AMP-forming)/AMP-acid ligase II~InterPro IPR000873~KEGG: sen:SACE_3444 AMP-dependent synthetase and ligase~PFAM: AMP-dependent synthetase/ligase~PRIAM: o-succinylbenzoate--CoA ligase~SPTR: AMP-dependent synthetase and ligase), producing MLTVAEALENSARRHRDKVALVFGEQTLTYRSLNERANQMARAFRSLGVEPGDRVALLLPNGLTMAEAYFGLAKAGVVGVPLNLRWAPAEIAYALQDAEVSLLLADQELAPLIDQAGLSIPVYYTGTSTHERSWDRLVGAMDTAPVSLVSREGDPWVIVYTSGTTGRPKGAVRSHFSNLIIALTLASELGISHQDVGFALLPMFHVNSMWFVTLSMAIGATCVIYPHRTFHPQHVIDEMNRHQVTYSMFVPSLLTFLADAVEAGKIDPHSLRVMMTSSAPLDSTLRDRILRGFPRVELYDVYGSTEYGAVTLMRHAIGGALGSVGFPALGLEIRILDEEGHALPPGQIGEVFVRGPSLMTEYWKKPDATRHVFTPDGFLTVGDMGYLSEEGMLYLVDRKQDMIIVAGENVYPTEVENVLLSYPGVQLACVVGIPDPRRGERVLGLVVPKTDALSVDELYALCRDRLADYKRPFRIELVPELPMGPAAKVVRRQAKEAWLAQHPDGTY from the coding sequence GTGTTAACTGTGGCAGAGGCATTGGAAAACTCCGCGCGGCGCCATCGGGACAAGGTGGCGCTGGTTTTTGGCGAACAGACTCTCACCTATCGGTCCTTGAACGAACGGGCCAATCAAATGGCCCGGGCCTTTCGGTCCCTCGGGGTCGAGCCGGGCGATCGCGTGGCGTTGTTGTTGCCGAACGGGCTCACGATGGCCGAAGCCTATTTTGGTTTGGCGAAAGCCGGGGTCGTCGGCGTTCCCTTAAATTTGCGGTGGGCGCCGGCCGAAATCGCTTATGCGCTTCAGGATGCGGAAGTTTCCCTGTTATTGGCCGATCAGGAATTAGCGCCCCTGATTGACCAAGCCGGGTTGTCGATTCCGGTATACTACACCGGGACTTCAACCCACGAGCGCTCGTGGGATCGGCTGGTCGGGGCAATGGACACGGCACCGGTATCCCTGGTCAGCCGTGAGGGGGATCCGTGGGTGATTGTCTATACGTCGGGGACCACCGGGCGTCCGAAAGGGGCCGTACGTTCTCATTTTTCCAATTTGATTATTGCGTTGACCTTGGCGTCGGAGCTGGGGATCAGCCATCAAGACGTGGGATTCGCCCTTTTACCGATGTTTCACGTCAACTCGATGTGGTTTGTGACCTTGTCTATGGCCATTGGGGCCACCTGTGTCATTTACCCGCATCGGACGTTTCATCCTCAGCATGTCATCGACGAGATGAATCGGCACCAGGTCACCTACAGTATGTTTGTGCCGAGCCTTTTAACCTTTTTGGCTGATGCGGTAGAGGCCGGAAAAATCGACCCGCATTCGCTACGGGTCATGATGACCTCGTCCGCACCGCTTGATTCGACGCTTCGCGATCGGATTTTGCGGGGATTTCCCCGGGTTGAACTCTATGACGTCTACGGGTCCACCGAATACGGGGCGGTGACGCTGATGCGGCATGCGATTGGCGGCGCGCTGGGATCGGTGGGCTTTCCGGCGCTCGGACTAGAGATACGGATTTTGGACGAGGAGGGTCACGCGTTGCCGCCGGGTCAGATTGGGGAAGTTTTTGTCCGGGGGCCCTCGCTCATGACGGAATACTGGAAAAAACCCGATGCGACGCGTCACGTATTCACCCCGGACGGTTTTCTGACCGTCGGAGATATGGGGTATCTCAGTGAAGAGGGCATGCTGTATCTCGTGGACCGTAAGCAAGACATGATCATTGTGGCCGGGGAAAATGTCTATCCGACCGAAGTGGAAAACGTGTTATTGAGTTATCCCGGGGTTCAATTGGCGTGTGTCGTGGGCATACCCGACCCGCGACGGGGAGAGCGGGTGCTGGGGTTGGTGGTGCCGAAAACCGACGCTCTCTCCGTCGATGAGCTGTATGCGCTGTGCCGGGACCGGCTCGCCGACTATAAAAGGCCGTTTCGCATCGAATTGGTACCGGAGCTACCCATGGGCCCGGCGGCTAAAGTGGTGCGGCGGCAGGCTAAAGAAGCATGGTTGGCCCAGCACCCGGACGGGACGTACTAA
- a CDS encoding Cys/Met metabolism pyridoxal-phosphate-dependent protein (PFAM: Cys/Met metabolism PLP-dependent enzyme~COGs: COG0626 Cystathionine beta-lyase/cystathionine gamma-synthase~InterPro IPR000277~KEGG: bts:Btus_2084 cystathionine gamma-synthase~PFAM: Cys/Met metabolism, pyridoxal phosphate-dependent enzyme~SPTR: Cystathionine gamma-synthase), whose protein sequence is MKPKTLHPNSQVVHVGVGQDPAYGSVSTPIYQTVTYQHPGDHLGPFDYTRTDNPTRKSLAEGLAAIEGGAGATLFSSGMAAITALFHLLHSQDHVILTDDLYGGTYRVLVDVFDHFGLTYTFVDTRNLEAVQQAFTPRTRLVFIESPSNPLLKITDLSAMARLAHAHGAWLAVDNTFMTALRQKPLNLGADFVVYSATKYLAGHNDVLAGAIVAKTPDLADALNALANTTGGVLAPFDAWLTLRGLKTLAVRLDRAEANAEAIASFLNEHPLVEAVFYPGLANHPGRALHQRQANGAGAMIAFQLPDTSRVAEFLDALQLILPAVSLGGTESLMTHPFSETHREFPEPRRLSLGIRPGLMRLSVGLEYVDDLLADLDQALSRIQH, encoded by the coding sequence GTGAAGCCCAAGACGCTACACCCCAACAGCCAGGTGGTTCATGTCGGGGTAGGACAAGATCCCGCCTATGGGTCGGTCAGTACCCCCATCTATCAAACCGTGACCTACCAACATCCGGGCGATCATTTGGGGCCATTCGACTACACCCGGACGGACAACCCCACCCGTAAAAGTTTAGCTGAAGGCCTGGCCGCAATTGAAGGAGGGGCGGGCGCCACCTTGTTTTCGTCCGGGATGGCCGCCATCACCGCGCTCTTTCACCTGTTGCACAGTCAGGACCACGTGATCCTGACCGATGACCTCTATGGGGGAACCTACCGCGTGCTGGTGGACGTCTTTGATCATTTTGGACTGACCTATACGTTTGTCGACACCCGCAATCTCGAAGCGGTCCAACAGGCATTCACGCCTCGGACGCGATTGGTCTTCATCGAGTCGCCCTCGAATCCCTTATTAAAAATAACTGACCTGAGTGCAATGGCTCGACTCGCCCACGCGCATGGCGCCTGGCTCGCGGTGGATAATACGTTTATGACCGCATTACGGCAAAAACCGTTGAATTTGGGTGCCGATTTTGTCGTCTATAGCGCTACCAAATATCTGGCCGGTCACAATGATGTGCTGGCCGGGGCGATTGTGGCCAAAACGCCCGATCTCGCCGACGCATTGAACGCTCTCGCAAACACCACCGGCGGGGTGCTGGCCCCGTTTGACGCTTGGCTCACCCTGCGAGGGCTAAAAACCTTAGCCGTCCGGTTGGATCGGGCCGAGGCCAATGCGGAGGCCATTGCGTCGTTTTTAAACGAGCACCCGTTAGTGGAAGCGGTATTTTATCCCGGCCTGGCCAACCATCCCGGCCGCGCCCTTCATCAACGGCAAGCCAACGGTGCCGGGGCGATGATCGCGTTTCAACTGCCGGACACATCCCGTGTCGCCGAATTTTTGGATGCCTTGCAGCTGATTTTGCCGGCGGTCTCGCTAGGTGGCACCGAATCCCTTATGACCCACCCTTTTTCCGAAACGCACCGGGAATTTCCCGAACCGCGACGCCTTAGCCTCGGCATCCGCCCAGGCCTTATGCGGCTGTCGGTGGGTTTGGAGTATGTCGATGACCTATTGGCCGATTTAGATCAGGCTTTGTCCCGCATCCAACATTGA
- a CDS encoding Cys/Met metabolism pyridoxal-phosphate-dependent protein (PFAM: Cys/Met metabolism PLP-dependent enzyme~COGs: COG0626 Cystathionine beta-lyase/cystathionine gamma-synthase~InterPro IPR000277~KEGG: pjd:Pjdr2_4797 cystathionine gamma-lyase~PFAM: Cys/Met metabolism, pyridoxal phosphate-dependent enzyme~SPTR: Cystathionine gamma-lyase) — protein MKDEQKKGLRWTSQFIHTGHDIDPETQAVVPPIYRATTYHQPDPWNPPRWDYARSGNPTRHALEDAMAQLEHGVRGFAFASGMAALTAAFLLFDQGDHLLVTEDCQGGTQRVLRGVFQRLGIRVSYVDTSRLDQLEQALTPQTRAVLVENFSNPFLHVADIRRIAEWAHQKNLLVLVDNTFLTPYLQNPLTLGADLVIHSATKMISGHSDVTAGIIVAADEALAKRVYFIQNACGLALSPDDSYLVWRGLRTLPVRMERAQASADALARALVDTPGVTAVYYPGLPDHPGHDVAVRDMRGFGQMVTFRLQRPDWITDLVPHLDWIVIGAGLGGTETIISLPELHCHAALTPEERQAREITPDVVRVSVGLEDPHDIIRTLTEAVKAVSTSRPGAGPTMLL, from the coding sequence ATGAAGGACGAACAAAAAAAGGGATTACGGTGGACCAGTCAATTTATTCACACCGGACACGACATCGATCCCGAAACCCAGGCGGTGGTGCCCCCCATCTATCGGGCCACCACCTATCACCAGCCTGATCCCTGGAATCCGCCACGCTGGGACTACGCCCGGTCGGGCAACCCGACCCGTCATGCATTGGAAGACGCAATGGCCCAGCTGGAGCACGGCGTGCGCGGCTTTGCTTTTGCATCCGGCATGGCCGCCCTGACGGCGGCGTTCTTGTTGTTCGACCAAGGCGATCACCTCTTAGTGACCGAAGACTGCCAGGGCGGAACGCAACGCGTGTTACGGGGAGTTTTTCAACGGCTGGGCATCCGCGTCAGTTATGTCGATACGAGCCGTTTGGACCAATTGGAGCAAGCCCTAACGCCCCAGACCCGCGCCGTGTTGGTGGAGAATTTCTCCAATCCCTTTTTACACGTGGCCGATATTCGCCGTATCGCCGAATGGGCCCACCAAAAGAATTTGTTGGTCCTGGTCGACAATACCTTTTTGACGCCTTATCTGCAAAACCCGCTCACTTTAGGCGCGGATTTGGTCATTCATTCCGCCACCAAAATGATCAGCGGCCATTCCGACGTCACGGCCGGCATCATTGTCGCGGCCGACGAGGCGTTGGCCAAGCGGGTGTATTTTATTCAAAACGCGTGCGGGCTGGCCCTTTCGCCCGACGACAGCTATCTGGTATGGCGCGGGCTCCGTACGTTACCGGTTCGCATGGAACGCGCGCAAGCTTCGGCCGATGCGTTAGCCCGCGCCCTGGTCGACACGCCGGGAGTCACCGCCGTTTACTATCCCGGGCTGCCGGACCATCCCGGTCATGACGTCGCCGTCCGGGACATGCGCGGGTTTGGGCAAATGGTCACGTTTCGCCTACAACGTCCGGATTGGATAACCGATTTGGTACCCCACCTCGACTGGATTGTGATAGGAGCGGGATTAGGCGGCACGGAAACGATTATCTCCTTGCCGGAGCTCCATTGCCATGCCGCCCTTACCCCGGAAGAACGTCAAGCGCGCGAAATTACTCCCGACGTGGTGCGGGTGTCGGTCGGCTTGGAAGATCCTCACGACATTATCCGCACCTTGACCGAAGCCGTTAAAGCGGTTAGTACGTCCCGTCCGGGTGCTGGGCCAACCATGCTTCTTTAG
- a CDS encoding hypothetical protein (KEGG: tin:Tint_0702 hypothetical protein~SPTR: Putative uncharacterized protein), with the protein MAKDDLSFELLAAGLRRDSQDLGRFAEVLATKLEAALPGQVTVTRQGGLFQKVKPVKTVTVQLDPWHYELSVDQGRPTTRRVKRVRGVAIKTEPLSLAAWIEELAKSLYEAAQNEEAARLALERFLIQP; encoded by the coding sequence GTGGCTAAAGACGACCTGTCGTTCGAACTGTTGGCCGCCGGCTTGCGTCGGGACTCCCAAGATCTCGGCCGGTTTGCCGAAGTGCTGGCGACGAAACTGGAGGCGGCCTTGCCCGGCCAGGTCACCGTGACCCGGCAAGGCGGACTCTTTCAAAAAGTCAAGCCGGTCAAAACGGTCACCGTGCAACTGGATCCCTGGCACTATGAGCTCTCCGTAGACCAAGGACGCCCGACCACCCGCCGGGTCAAACGGGTGCGCGGGGTCGCCATAAAAACGGAACCGCTTTCTTTGGCCGCGTGGATTGAAGAGCTGGCCAAATCATTGTACGAGGCCGCCCAAAATGAAGAAGCGGCCCGCCTGGCCTTAGAACGCTTTCTCATTCAACCCTGA
- a CDS encoding Alpha,alpha-trehalose-phosphate synthase (UDP-forming) (PFAM: Glycosyltransferase family 20~TIGRFAM: alpha,alpha-trehalose-phosphate synthase [UDP-forming]~COGs: COG0380 Trehalose-6-phosphate synthase~InterPro IPR001830~KEGG: dge:Dgeo_0059 alpha,alpha-trehalose-phosphate synthase (UDP-forming)~PFAM: Glycosyl transferase, family 20~PRIAM: Alpha,alpha-trehalose-phosphate synthase (UDP-forming)~SPTR: Alpha,alpha-trehalose-phosphate synthase (UDP-forming)), translating to MELLKRVTHPLVVVTNREPYIDERTRSGIRTIQKAGGVVSALDPLLQSLGGDWVAWGSGTADRDTAPKGTRLVPPKSPRYRLHRVFLSPEEIQGYYTHYANQGLWPLSHLLIERAQFSRDAWPIYRSVNQKFARRVAQQSPPQAWVFSHDYQLALLPQELKKLRPDIAIAHFWHIPWPTFPVFRLCPQYQEIVRGLLGADILGFQTPDDVDNFLTAVERTVKSALVDRDGGDIFWQGRTVRVRAIPISVDVEAIEALVESPRIARWARGIRRRLKASHRYLGVSVDRADYTKGILPRLAAIDAFFDRYPEHRGQVVFLQVVVPTRSEVEAYRKLFREVEQETLRINHRYAYGDWKPVITVRRAVDRARLMGIFRAADFALVSSLFDGMNLVAKEFVSAQVDGRGVLLLSETAGAAVELQEALHVSPLDPEGLAATLHQALTMPVSDREARMRRMRQQVHEHTIYDWMAQIFELLQEVSETYARS from the coding sequence ATGGAGCTTTTAAAGCGGGTTACTCATCCGCTAGTGGTGGTCACGAATCGCGAACCGTACATTGACGAGCGCACGCGTTCCGGCATTCGCACCATCCAAAAAGCCGGTGGCGTGGTCTCTGCCTTGGATCCGTTGCTTCAGTCGCTCGGGGGCGACTGGGTGGCGTGGGGAAGTGGCACGGCCGACCGCGATACCGCCCCCAAGGGCACTCGCCTCGTCCCTCCCAAGTCCCCGCGGTACCGTCTCCATCGCGTATTTTTAAGCCCCGAAGAAATTCAGGGCTATTATACCCATTATGCCAATCAAGGCCTTTGGCCCTTAAGCCATTTATTAATCGAACGCGCGCAATTTTCCCGTGATGCCTGGCCCATCTATCGGAGCGTGAACCAAAAATTCGCCCGCCGGGTGGCCCAGCAAAGTCCGCCGCAGGCATGGGTTTTTTCCCATGACTATCAATTGGCCCTCCTTCCCCAGGAACTGAAAAAACTCCGACCGGATATCGCCATCGCCCATTTCTGGCATATTCCCTGGCCAACCTTTCCGGTGTTTCGATTGTGTCCCCAATATCAAGAAATCGTCCGCGGGCTTTTGGGTGCCGACATTTTAGGCTTTCAGACGCCCGACGATGTGGACAATTTTTTAACCGCCGTCGAGCGGACGGTAAAGTCCGCCTTGGTCGACCGGGACGGCGGGGATATTTTTTGGCAAGGACGAACCGTTCGTGTGCGAGCCATTCCCATATCGGTCGATGTAGAGGCGATTGAAGCGCTGGTCGAATCCCCCCGGATAGCCCGCTGGGCAAGGGGCATTCGCCGTCGTCTGAAGGCAAGCCACCGATATCTTGGCGTCTCGGTCGATCGGGCTGACTACACGAAAGGCATCTTGCCCCGCCTGGCCGCCATTGACGCCTTCTTTGACCGGTATCCCGAACACCGCGGCCAAGTCGTCTTTTTACAAGTGGTGGTTCCCACCCGCTCCGAGGTGGAGGCCTACCGGAAACTCTTCCGTGAAGTCGAACAAGAGACGCTTCGGATTAATCATCGCTACGCCTATGGGGATTGGAAGCCGGTGATTACGGTCCGCCGGGCGGTCGACCGCGCCCGCTTGATGGGCATTTTCCGGGCAGCCGATTTCGCCTTGGTGAGTTCCCTCTTTGATGGGATGAATCTGGTGGCGAAAGAATTTGTGTCGGCACAAGTCGACGGGCGGGGCGTGTTGTTGCTCAGCGAAACCGCGGGGGCCGCGGTGGAACTGCAAGAAGCGCTCCACGTGAGCCCCCTCGACCCCGAAGGATTGGCCGCCACCCTCCATCAAGCGCTCACCATGCCGGTTAGCGATCGCGAGGCCCGGATGCGGCGCATGCGTCAGCAAGTCCATGAACACACGATTTATGACTGGATGGCCCAGATATTCGAATTATTGCAAGAGGTTTCCGAAACGTATGCCCGATCCTAA